The proteins below are encoded in one region of Lactuca sativa cultivar Salinas chromosome 3, Lsat_Salinas_v11, whole genome shotgun sequence:
- the LOC111905215 gene encoding uncharacterized protein LOC111905215, whose amino-acid sequence MKKRSTRKSSAATSNRSPSESPPKFKFNFSCFNNVSTSYSSPMKNTSNLNIISSPEPPTGISPAPPLTSLSKAPSTIVDLKEMASSNVDSIKRHLDFSHSEILKDMEASHSRLHKRFKIQNQACQETVNEAEKEFMKMNDRIKETRDAMKASYMELIAETQASTNRVCKTTIPELLQSVDRSIDALKSRYGIASTSS is encoded by the exons ATGAAGAAGAGATCAACGAGAAAGTCATCGGCGGCGACTTCAAATCGATCACCAAGCGAATCTCCGCCGAAGTTCAAGTTCAATTTCAGCTGCTTCAATAACGTTTCTACATCATACTCGTCGCCAATGAAGAACACCAGCAACCTGAATATCATATCATCTCCAGAGCCGCCTACCGGAATATCACCTGCGCCTCCACTAACGTCACTGAGCAAAGCACCTAGCACAATCGTTGATCTGAAGGAAATGGCGTCCTCCAACGTCGATTCTATCAAGCGTCACTTGGATTTTTCGCACTCCGAGATACTCAAGGACATGGAAGCTTCTCACTCACGTCTTCACAAGAGATTTAAG ATTCAAAACCAAGCATGTCAAGAAACAGTGAATGAAGCAGAGAAGGAATTCATGAAGATGAATGACCGAATAAAGGAAACCCGTGATGCAATGAAG GCATCATATATGGAGTTGATAGCAGAAACACAAGCCAGCACTAATCGTG TGTGCAAAACAACCATTCCTGAACTTCTGCAATCTGTGGATAGATCCATTGATGCTCTGAAGAGTCGTTATGGGATTGCATCAACTTCATCATAG
- the LOC111905217 gene encoding protein PAM68, chloroplastic produces the protein METTTTTFCSYQFSRSPNNLSKPPFQVPIPKPPHKTNQNRQFRFSPISATFNSPKGFGPPPPKKITKKTLIPKKDEDEEEEEEIEREAGVIPEIVTNRMMGRIGLSVGIPLFIGLLFFPFFYYLKVGLKIDVPTWIPFIVSFVFFGTALAGVSYGIVSTSWDPMREGSLLGWNEAQKNWPVFWQSLWGSPGSKNKF, from the coding sequence ATGGAAACCACCACTACTACCTTCTGTTCATACCAGTTCTCACGTTCTCCAAATAACCTCTCAAAACCCCCATTTCAAGTTCCAATTCCAAAGCCACCCCACAAAACTAATCAGAATCGCCAATTCCGATTCTCACCCATCTCAGCCACATTCAACTCCCCCAAAGGATTCGGCCCTCCTCCCCCCAAGAAAATCACCAAAAAGACCCTCATCCCAAAGAAAGACGAagacgaggaagaagaagaagagatagagagagaagcAGGTGTGATTCCAGAGATAGTAACCAACAGAATGATGGGTAGAATTGGGCTTTCCGTTGGAATCCCATTGTTTATAGGCCTATTGTTCTTTCCATTCTTTTACTATCTAAAAGTAGGGTTGAAGATCGATGTGCCCACTTGGATACCCTTCATTGTGTCATTTGTGTTCTTTGGGACAGCCCTAGCGGGTGTTAGTTATGGGATTGTGTCCACCAGTTGGGACCCTATGAGGGAAGGCTCTTTATTGGGTTGGAATGAAGCTCAAAAGAATTGGCCTGTTTTCTGGCAATCTCTTTGGGGTTCACCTGGTTCTAAAAACAAGTTCTGA
- the LOC111905218 gene encoding uncharacterized protein LOC111905218 isoform X2, with product MGTVIDSHFLALTAIVTFCYQLSFFVVTALLKFDKVTDFAGSTNFVILALLTLILKGSWHVRQVVLSFFVVVWGLRLGVFLLMRILNWGEDRRFDEMRENLGKLAVFWIFQAVWVWTVSLPVTIVNASDSNPGIEARDIIGWIMWGVGLTIEATADQQKLMFKNSPANRGKWCDAGLWGYSRHPNYFGEIFLWWGIFVGSTPVLDGAEWLVVLGPVFLTLLLLFVSGIPLLEVSADKKYGNVAAYRHYKNTTSPLIPLPPVVYGSLPSWLKVGFLFEFPLYNKNLPKEEVLG from the exons ATGGGCACCGTCATCGACTCTCATTTCTTGGCACTCACAGCCATCGTTACT TTTTGCTATCAGTTGTCGTTCTTCGTAGTCACAGCACTTCTCAAATTCGATAAAGTCACTGATTTTGCAG gAAGCACAAATTTTGTCATACTCGCTCTATTAACATTGATTCTAAAAGGATCATGGCACGTTAGACAG GTGGTTTTGAGCTTCTTTGTTGTAGTATGGGGTCTTCGCCTTGGAGTGTTTCTATTAATGAG GATCTTGAATTGGGGAGAAGATCGACGTTTTGATGAGATGCGTGAAAATTTGGGAAAATTGGCGGTTTTCTGGATCTTTCAG GCTGTATGGGTTTGGACAGTAAGTTTACCTGTGACAATTGTGAATGCAAGTGACTCAAATCCAGGAATTGAAGCTCGCGACATAATTGGATGGATTATGTGGGGTGTGGGCCTCACAATTGAAGCCACAGCTGATCAACAAAAGTTAATGTTTAAAAATTCTCCAGCAAACAGAGGAAAATGGTGTGATGCTGGACTATGGGGGTATTCTCGTCATCCTAACTACTTTGGCGAG ATTTTTCTTTGGTGGGGAATCTTTGTGGGGTCTACCCCTGTTTTAGATGGTGCTGAATGGCTAGTTGTACTTGGGCCAGTGTTTTTAACATTGTTGCTTCTTTTCGTTAGTGGGATACCCCTTCTTGAG GTTTCTGCAGATAAGAAGTATGGAAACGTGGCTGCATATCGACATTATAAAAACACAACAAG TCCTCTCATTCCACTGCCTCCTGTGGTGTATGGAAGCTTGCCCTCATGGTTGAAAGTAGGTTTTCTGTTTGAGTTTCCTTTATACAACAAGAATCTTCCTAAAGAAGAAGTGTTAGGCTG a
- the LOC111905218 gene encoding uncharacterized protein LOC111905218 isoform X1, whose amino-acid sequence MGTVIDSHFLALTAIVTFCYQLSFFVVTALLKFDKVTDFAGSTNFVILALLTLILKGSWHVRQVVLSFFVVVWGLRLGVFLLMRILNWGEDRRFDEMRENLGKLAVFWIFQAVWVWTVSLPVTIVNASDSNPGIEARDIIGWIMWGVGLTIEATADQQKLMFKNSPANRGKWCDAGLWGYSRHPNYFGEIFLWWGIFVGSTPVLDGAEWLVVLGPVFLTLLLLFVSGIPLLEVSADKKYGNVAAYRHYKNTTSPLIPLPPVVYGSLPSWLKVGFLFEFPLYNKNLPKEEVLGWKRDGSTTKIG is encoded by the exons ATGGGCACCGTCATCGACTCTCATTTCTTGGCACTCACAGCCATCGTTACT TTTTGCTATCAGTTGTCGTTCTTCGTAGTCACAGCACTTCTCAAATTCGATAAAGTCACTGATTTTGCAG gAAGCACAAATTTTGTCATACTCGCTCTATTAACATTGATTCTAAAAGGATCATGGCACGTTAGACAG GTGGTTTTGAGCTTCTTTGTTGTAGTATGGGGTCTTCGCCTTGGAGTGTTTCTATTAATGAG GATCTTGAATTGGGGAGAAGATCGACGTTTTGATGAGATGCGTGAAAATTTGGGAAAATTGGCGGTTTTCTGGATCTTTCAG GCTGTATGGGTTTGGACAGTAAGTTTACCTGTGACAATTGTGAATGCAAGTGACTCAAATCCAGGAATTGAAGCTCGCGACATAATTGGATGGATTATGTGGGGTGTGGGCCTCACAATTGAAGCCACAGCTGATCAACAAAAGTTAATGTTTAAAAATTCTCCAGCAAACAGAGGAAAATGGTGTGATGCTGGACTATGGGGGTATTCTCGTCATCCTAACTACTTTGGCGAG ATTTTTCTTTGGTGGGGAATCTTTGTGGGGTCTACCCCTGTTTTAGATGGTGCTGAATGGCTAGTTGTACTTGGGCCAGTGTTTTTAACATTGTTGCTTCTTTTCGTTAGTGGGATACCCCTTCTTGAG GTTTCTGCAGATAAGAAGTATGGAAACGTGGCTGCATATCGACATTATAAAAACACAACAAG TCCTCTCATTCCACTGCCTCCTGTGGTGTATGGAAGCTTGCCCTCATGGTTGAAAGTAGGTTTTCTGTTTGAGTTTCCTTTATACAACAAGAATCTTCCTAAAGAAGAAGTGTTAGGCTG gaagagagATGGAAGTACTACAAAAATAGGCTGA